In Candidatus Bathyarchaeota archaeon, a genomic segment contains:
- a CDS encoding D-aminoacylase: protein MSVSLLVFDVIIRGGLILDGSGALGFKADVGIVDDEIRRVGDLSGCSAEKILDASGLVVAPGFIDIHNHSDLSIFLIPTADNYVLQGVTTLVVGNCGCTPAPITDMNLRHVKDAYKPYSESVTMRWRSFGEYMKALDELEKSVNIAPLVGQGTVRTAVLGAEDVKPNEAQLREMKELVEEAMKAGAFGLSTGLIYLPGMFTDMWELVELAKTAARYGGLYASHIRDEGLRVVDAVLEAISIGVQAGLGVEISHLKASGTSAWGKTSRLLALIEDYAERGFDVSADAYPYTAASTGLASLLPSWVREGGTEEMLKRLQNPKVLERIREEFKRYGVMGDRYVEWSRIVISHSPSHGEAEGRALSKLADDWSLTPLETVAKLLIDDEGVTGMILHVMCEEDVERVVAHPLVAVGSDGYVRRFGEGKPHPRNYGAFPRVLAEYVRRRRLLTLPEAVRKMTSLPARKLKLWDRGLIRPGMKADIVVFNPHTVRDTATFEDPHRYPRGIGYVLVNGTVVVEDGRHTGAKPGRVLRKKS, encoded by the coding sequence GTGTCGGTCTCCTTGCTGGTTTTCGACGTGATAATACGTGGCGGCTTGATCCTAGACGGCTCCGGAGCTTTAGGTTTTAAGGCAGATGTCGGAATAGTGGATGACGAGATTAGGCGGGTCGGAGACCTTTCAGGATGTAGCGCCGAAAAGATCTTGGACGCGTCGGGGCTTGTGGTCGCCCCAGGCTTCATAGACATACATAACCACAGCGACCTATCGATATTTCTCATACCTACGGCCGATAACTATGTGCTACAAGGTGTTACGACCCTGGTCGTCGGAAACTGCGGCTGTACGCCGGCCCCCATCACGGATATGAACCTACGACACGTTAAAGACGCCTACAAGCCCTACTCGGAGTCTGTGACGATGAGGTGGCGGAGCTTCGGCGAGTACATGAAGGCCTTAGATGAGCTCGAGAAGAGCGTTAACATAGCCCCTCTAGTCGGTCAAGGAACCGTTAGGACGGCTGTTCTAGGGGCTGAAGACGTTAAGCCTAACGAGGCTCAGCTTAGGGAGATGAAAGAGCTCGTGGAGGAGGCTATGAAAGCCGGGGCCTTCGGCTTATCGACGGGCCTCATATATCTACCCGGCATGTTCACAGACATGTGGGAGCTCGTCGAGCTAGCTAAAACCGCGGCTAGATACGGTGGATTATATGCATCGCATATAAGGGACGAGGGTCTACGGGTGGTAGACGCGGTTCTAGAGGCCATATCCATAGGGGTTCAAGCCGGTTTAGGCGTGGAGATTTCGCATCTCAAAGCCTCCGGCACCTCAGCGTGGGGTAAAACCTCAAGGCTTCTTGCGTTGATCGAAGACTACGCCGAGAGGGGCTTCGACGTATCGGCAGACGCATACCCGTATACGGCGGCTTCGACCGGGTTAGCGTCGCTTTTACCCTCCTGGGTTAGAGAAGGAGGAACCGAGGAGATGCTTAAGCGATTACAAAACCCTAAAGTCCTGGAGAGGATCCGCGAGGAGTTTAAACGCTATGGAGTTATGGGTGACAGATACGTCGAGTGGAGCCGGATAGTCATATCCCACTCTCCTAGCCACGGGGAAGCCGAAGGTAGGGCTCTCAGCAAACTCGCAGATGATTGGAGCCTAACGCCTTTGGAGACTGTTGCTAAGCTTCTCATAGATGATGAAGGCGTTACGGGTATGATCCTACACGTCATGTGCGAAGAGGATGTCGAGAGAGTGGTCGCTCATCCATTGGTCGCTGTAGGTAGCGACGGTTATGTCAGAAGATTCGGGGAGGGTAAGCCTCACCCCAGAAATTACGGGGCTTTCCCGAGGGTTCTAGCCGAATACGTCAGAAGACGTAGACTGCTCACGCTCCCAGAAGCCGTCAGGAAGATGACGAGTCTACCTGCTAGGAAACTAAAGCTTTGGGATAGAGGTCTAATCCGGCCTGGGATGAAGGCGGATATAGTGGTCTTCAACCCACACACCGTAAGAGACACGGCGACTTTCGAGGATCCCCACCGCTATCCCCGAGGCATAGGGTATGTGCTGGTCAATGGGACTGTGGTGGTCGAGGACGGTAGACACACCGGAGCTAAGCCTGGTAGGGTCCTCAGAAAGAAGTCGTGA
- a CDS encoding metal-dependent hydrolase has translation MPDGFTHCLVGLVACLSWDMRGAKYYLLAVFLSLMPDIDAFTPWHRALLHSALSLTVLAVVLARVMLKLGYTSDEARRMIYLPFVHVLMDSLTGGMPVKPLYPLTDAGVQLDWAVDQVVKPILSISPYGYYLEVIRVSVVFLIVTLAFMATGHRGKKSDRG, from the coding sequence ATTGCCTGGTCGGTCTGGTGGCTTGCCTTTCCTGGGATATGAGGGGTGCTAAATACTATCTTCTAGCCGTTTTTCTATCTCTCATGCCTGACATAGACGCGTTCACACCCTGGCATAGGGCGCTTCTACACTCAGCCCTATCGCTCACGGTTTTAGCGGTGGTGTTAGCTAGGGTCATGCTTAAGCTGGGGTATACAAGTGACGAGGCGAGACGTATGATATATCTACCGTTCGTGCACGTTCTCATGGACTCTCTAACCGGTGGGATGCCCGTTAAACCTCTCTACCCTTTAACCGATGCCGGGGTTCAGCTGGACTGGGCTGTAGACCAGGTTGTGAAGCCGATTCTATCGATATCGCCATACGGTTACTACCTGGAGGTCATACGAGTGAGCGTCGTCTTTCTGATTGTGACCCTAGCCTTCATGGCCACAGGGCATCGTGGGAAGAAAAGCGACCGGGGATAA